The following coding sequences lie in one Cotesia glomerata isolate CgM1 linkage group LG5, MPM_Cglom_v2.3, whole genome shotgun sequence genomic window:
- the LOC123265155 gene encoding phospholipase A2-like, with the protein MIKSVTFAIFMVIIVFVISKFTYGQFEDYQVDLDEAWFTEDLYNDPYFNNLSQTKNYGFIAPGTKWCGQGDKAESYDDLGKFNDTDICCRAHDNCPMIIKVGETCHGLTNPDASSRLSCDCDRDFYKCLKNNRNIVSKTIGTIYFDLLKKKCLACIAGDYHWAENEAYSEAKFILFIRNLLN; encoded by the exons ATGATTAAATCAGTGACATTCGCAATATTTATGGTAATTATAGTCTTTGTAATTAGCAAATTTACTTACGGACAGTTTGAAGATTATCAGGTAGATTTGGACGAAGCCTGGTTCACGGAAGATTTGTACAATGATCCGTACTTTAATAACTTGAGCCAAACGAAAAACTATGGATTTATTGCaccag gaaCCAAATGGTGTGGTCAAGGTGACAAGGCTGAAAGTTACGATGATTTAGGAAAATTCAATGATACGGACATATGTTGTCGTGCACACGATAATTGTCCAATGATTATAAAAGTCGGTGAAACATGCCATGGCTTAACTAATCCAGATGCTTCTTCAAG ATTAAGTTGTGATTGCGACAGAGATTTCTACAAATGCCTGAAAAACAACCGCAACATCGTAAGCAAAACAATCGGGACAATCTACTTCGACTTGCTGAAGAAAAAGTGTCTTGCCTGCATCGCCGGAGACTACCATTGGGCGGAAAACGAGGCTTATTCCGAAGCCAAGTTCATTTTGTTTATCCGAAATTTGCTGAACTGA